In Azospirillaceae bacterium, a genomic segment contains:
- a CDS encoding CCA tRNA nucleotidyltransferase, which produces MSAVRTLVPTGALASVAARRVLQALMRTGQEARFVGGCVRDAVLEVPAADIDIATPLPPEEVMRRLKADDIRVIPTGLKHGTVTAVIEGETFEITTLRQDVETFGRSARVAFTDDWLADAARRDFTFNALSLTVDGDLYDPFNGVPDLMAGRVRFIGDAESRIREDVLRLLRFFRFYARLGRGDPDASALDACVRLAPLVGGLSGERVRDEVLKLLATDRAADVWRIMVDRGIVDHVLPQAVSVDRLAALDRLEWMVGEAEPMARLAALLPAGPLAIEAVRVVTERLRLSNFQRDRLLAIASPSVDVHSGLAQKSRRVALYRLGPEIYRAVLMLAAASMGTPAFELLEPLAEASAWHEIPFPLRGQDILQRGVPAGPEVGRLMAEVEGWWIAHDFHPDHDACLAELDRRLGV; this is translated from the coding sequence ATGAGCGCCGTTCGTACCTTGGTGCCCACGGGGGCCCTGGCCTCCGTCGCCGCCCGCCGCGTCCTGCAAGCCCTGATGCGGACGGGGCAGGAGGCGCGGTTCGTCGGCGGCTGCGTGCGCGACGCGGTGCTGGAGGTGCCGGCGGCCGATATCGATATCGCCACCCCCCTGCCGCCGGAAGAGGTGATGCGCCGGCTGAAGGCCGACGACATCCGTGTCATCCCCACCGGGCTGAAGCACGGCACCGTCACCGCCGTCATCGAGGGCGAGACGTTCGAGATCACCACCCTGCGCCAGGACGTGGAGACCTTCGGGCGCAGCGCGCGGGTGGCCTTCACCGACGATTGGCTGGCCGATGCCGCCCGCCGCGACTTCACCTTCAACGCCCTGTCGCTGACGGTGGATGGCGACCTGTACGATCCCTTCAACGGCGTGCCGGATTTGATGGCCGGTCGGGTGCGGTTCATCGGCGATGCCGAAAGCCGCATCCGCGAGGACGTGCTGCGCCTGCTGCGCTTCTTCCGCTTCTACGCGCGCCTGGGCCGGGGCGATCCGGACGCTTCGGCGCTGGACGCCTGTGTCCGCCTGGCGCCGCTGGTCGGTGGCCTGTCGGGCGAACGGGTACGGGATGAGGTGCTGAAGCTGCTGGCCACCGACCGGGCGGCCGATGTGTGGCGCATCATGGTGGACCGGGGCATCGTGGACCATGTCCTGCCCCAGGCGGTGAGCGTGGACCGCCTGGCCGCCCTGGACCGCCTGGAATGGATGGTGGGGGAGGCGGAGCCCATGGCCCGCCTGGCGGCCCTGCTGCCGGCGGGGCCCCTGGCCATCGAGGCGGTGCGGGTGGTGACGGAACGGCTGCGCCTGTCCAACTTCCAGCGCGACCGCCTCTTGGCCATCGCCTCGCCCTCGGTGGACGTGCATTCCGGCCTGGCACAGAAGTCGCGCCGCGTGGCGCTGTACCGCCTGGGGCCGGAGATCTACCGGGCGGTGCTGATGCTGGCCGCGGCCTCCATGGGCACGCCGGCCTTCGAATTGCTGGAACCCCTGGCCGAGGCGTCGGCCTGGCATGAGATACCCTTCCCTTTGCGCGGTCAGGACATCCTGCAACGCGGCGTGCCGGCGGGGCCGGAGGTAGGGCGCCTGATGGCCGAGGTGGAAGGCTGGTGGATCGCCCACGACTTCCACCCCGACCACGACGCCTGCCTGGCCGAGCTGGACCGGAGGCTGGGGGTTTAG
- a CDS encoding cytochrome c: MSPSKSFALKATAFAGALTALYVTVGALPHTARAQSSDAASAAFADPHHFGQKDGAALYQAICQGCHMPDAKGATGAGTYPALAGNPNLEAAGYPVMMVLHGQKAMPPIGEFLSDDQVAAVVNYVRTHFGNHYTDAVTVEDVKAAR; encoded by the coding sequence ATGAGCCCATCGAAGAGTTTCGCGTTGAAGGCCACCGCCTTCGCCGGCGCACTGACCGCCCTGTACGTAACCGTCGGCGCCCTGCCCCACACCGCCCGCGCCCAGTCGTCGGACGCGGCCTCCGCCGCCTTCGCCGACCCCCACCATTTCGGCCAGAAGGATGGCGCCGCCCTGTACCAGGCCATCTGCCAAGGCTGCCACATGCCGGACGCCAAGGGCGCCACCGGTGCCGGCACCTATCCCGCCTTGGCCGGCAACCCCAACCTGGAGGCGGCGGGATATCCCGTGATGATGGTGCTGCACGGCCAGAAGGCCATGCCGCCCATCGGCGAGTTCCTGAGCGATGACCAGGTGGCCGCCGTGGTCAACTACGTCCGCACCCACTTCGGCAACCACTACACCGACGCGGTCACGGTCGAGGACGTGAAGGCGGCGCGTTAA